The DNA window GGACGGACCGGGTCGGGCAGGCGGAGGGCTCTGACCAGGTGGAAAGCGCTGACCGGGCGGAAGTGCCTGGCCAGGGCCGCTGCCCGTACCTCGTGGTGCGCGACCCGGACACCGTCCGTGACGTGCTGCACCGGCCTGCAGACTTCAGCCCGGCGAATGCCCTGGTCGCGGTGACGCCCCTGGAAGGGGCCGCCCTGCGCGTCCTGCAGCGCGTGGGCTTTGCGCTGCCACCCGTGCTGGCCAGCAACGACACAGACACGCACGCCGGGATCCGCAAGGTCGTGGCGGGATTCTTCACCCCTGCCACGGTCGCGGCCATGGAGCCGCGGATCCGGGAGCTGGCGCGGGAAGCGGCACGGAACGCCGCGGACCAGATCGGCCATTTCGGCCATGCGGACCTCGTGCAGACGGTGGCGGCGTTTCCCCCGGCCGTCGTGATGCTCGAGCTCCTCGGACTGCCCGTCCGGGATCTCGCGGACCTCAAGCGGTGGGGCCTTGACTCCATGGAGCTGTTCTGGGGCTGGCCCGACACGGACCGGCAACTGGCACTGGCCCACAGCGCCGCAGATTTCTACGCCTGGCTGCGCAAGCTCGTGGCGGAAACCAGGGCGGCTCCCGGCCGCAACCTGTTCAAGTCGCTGGCAGAACACGGCCTGTCCACGCCCGAGATGTGTTCGCTCGGATACTTCCTGCTGATCGCCGGGCAGGAAACAACCACCCAGCTGATCAGCACCACCCTGTTCCGCCTCATGGAAGGGTCCGCGCCCGCGGGCTGGAAGGACGCGGCGTCCGAAGCAGGCTCCAAGGCCACGGTCCGGCACGTGCTCAACAGCGAATCGTCGGTCCCGACCTGGCGCCGTGTGGCAGCCCACGCCACGGACCTCGGCGGCGAACTGATCCCCGCAGGCACGGAGATCCTCCTCGAACTGAGCGGCAACAAGATCACACCGGCGTCCGCACCTGGGAGTCAGTCCCGGTCCGCGCAGGCGGCCTCTCCGGAGACGGCCAAGGGACAATCAACCGGCTATGGCATCGTGTTCGGCTCCGGTATCCACCGCTGCCTCGGGGCCAAGCTCGCGGAACTGGAGGCGGCCGTCACCGTCCAGGAAGCTGCCGCGGCGCTGCCTCGCATCCAGTTGAGCGATCACGAGCCCGAATGGATCCGGTTCCTGTCCTTCCAGGCTCCGCGGACAGTCACCGTGCTCGACAGGCCACGCTGACCGCACGGCGCCATGGTTCCGGGGCCTACCCGCGGGCCAGCTCGTCAATCTTGCGTTCAAGGGCTGCGCGTTCGGCCGCGTTCGTGCACAGGCTGACCGCCTGCTGCAGGGCCGCCCGCGCTTCGCCGGCCCGGCCGAGCCTGATCAGTATCTCTCCCCTGACCGCCGGCAGCAGGTGCGAGCCGTTGAGTTCGCCGCGCCTGTCGATTGCGTCAACCAGTTCCAGCCCTGCAGCCGGGCCTGATGCCATGGCCACCGCCACAGCACGGTTCAGTTCGACAATCGGCGACGGTGACAGCCGCCCCAGCGCCTCATAGAGGATGACGATCCGCTGCCAGTCCGTTTCCGAAACCGAGCGGGCCACGGCGTGGCATTCGGCGATGGAGGCCTGCAGTCCGTAGGCTCCCAGCCCGCGGCCGGCTGCTATGGCCGTCGAAAGCCCCGCGCGGCCGCGCCGGATCGCGGACTGGTCCCACCGCCGTCGGTCCTGGTCCTCCAGGAGGACGGGCCGGCCAGACGAGTCGAGCCTCGCCGGGAACCGCGCGGCGGTGAGTTCCATCAGGGCCAGCAGGCCATGCACCTCGGGTTCGGGCGCGAGCCGCACGAGCACACGGGCCAGGCGGCGTGCTTCGCTGGCCAGGTCCGTTCGCATCCAGGAGGTACCGCCGGACGCGAAGGAACCCTCGGTGAAGATCAGGTAGACCACCTGGAGGACAGAGCCAAGTCTTGCCGGTAGCTCCTGCGGTTCGGGAACGGCGAAGGGAGCGTGGGCGGCGGCCAGTGTCTTCTTCGCCCGGGTGATGCGCGCCTGGATGGTGGGCACCGGAACCAGGAACGCCTTCGCGATCTCGTCGGTGCCCAGGCCTCCCACTACCCGCAATGTCAGCGCGATCCGCGCCTCCTTGGACAATACGGGATGGCAGGAGATGAACATCAGGGCCAGGACGTCGTCGTCGATCGCTTCGGGATCGAAGAGGGAATCCGCGCCCGGCTCCTCCTCCGAGAGGTCCCGGGCCAGTAACGCGTACTTTTCGTCCCGGGCGGCACGGCGCCGGAAGGTGTCGATCGCACGACGCCGGCCGGTGGCCAGCAGCCAACCCACAGGTTCCGCGGGGACTCCATTCACGGACCAGGACACCAGCGCCTCGGCAAGCGCCTCCTGTGCGAGGTCTTCGGCCAGCGGGAAATCGCCCGTGTAGCGGGCAAGGGCGCCGACGATGCGGGCGGACTCCATGCGCCACACCGCTTCGACGGCGGCC is part of the Arthrobacter sp. KBS0703 genome and encodes:
- a CDS encoding RNA polymerase sigma factor: MSSNEARAAVEAVWRMESARIVGALARYTGDFPLAEDLAQEALAEALVSWSVNGVPAEPVGWLLATGRRRAIDTFRRRAARDEKYALLARDLSEEEPGADSLFDPEAIDDDVLALMFISCHPVLSKEARIALTLRVVGGLGTDEIAKAFLVPVPTIQARITRAKKTLAAAHAPFAVPEPQELPARLGSVLQVVYLIFTEGSFASGGTSWMRTDLASEARRLARVLVRLAPEPEVHGLLALMELTAARFPARLDSSGRPVLLEDQDRRRWDQSAIRRGRAGLSTAIAAGRGLGAYGLQASIAECHAVARSVSETDWQRIVILYEALGRLSPSPIVELNRAVAVAMASGPAAGLELVDAIDRRGELNGSHLLPAVRGEILIRLGRAGEARAALQQAVSLCTNAAERAALERKIDELARG
- a CDS encoding cytochrome P450, with protein sequence MAERPARMNPAMTAGSAGPWTDRVGQAEGSDQVESADRAEVPGQGRCPYLVVRDPDTVRDVLHRPADFSPANALVAVTPLEGAALRVLQRVGFALPPVLASNDTDTHAGIRKVVAGFFTPATVAAMEPRIRELAREAARNAADQIGHFGHADLVQTVAAFPPAVVMLELLGLPVRDLADLKRWGLDSMELFWGWPDTDRQLALAHSAADFYAWLRKLVAETRAAPGRNLFKSLAEHGLSTPEMCSLGYFLLIAGQETTTQLISTTLFRLMEGSAPAGWKDAASEAGSKATVRHVLNSESSVPTWRRVAAHATDLGGELIPAGTEILLELSGNKITPASAPGSQSRSAQAASPETAKGQSTGYGIVFGSGIHRCLGAKLAELEAAVTVQEAAAALPRIQLSDHEPEWIRFLSFQAPRTVTVLDRPR